The Juglans regia cultivar Chandler chromosome 2, Walnut 2.0, whole genome shotgun sequence genome includes a window with the following:
- the LOC108991594 gene encoding uncharacterized protein LOC108991594 isoform X2 has protein sequence MHQKKSETQQQVASDLNPTPPLYLPPNHQNHLQIHAQSNSLSTIIHFVSNQSKPHPHLTLHNPPTQPHQNQFHREPISSNPSASQTLRSAPHRRPIMAQAPSTVSYCSPPTPINNSHHKTLDVQSSSPSFSHSTPSYSISFAKKALALKFFRHLRCARLLRARFRFLILLCLPSLYYFVSNPRRSFILDFLSLLVFSAALLISLNLELPRLPSIRLFFGRSFPIKFFSASCPSKPYPPVLWSIGSKPELVKRPNSGSSVQVYSNGDVYEGEFHKGKCSGSGVYHYHRRGRYEGDWIDEKYDGYGVETWAKGSRYRGQYRQGLRHGIGLYRFYTGDVYAGEWSNGQCHGCGVHTCVDGSQYVGEFKWGVKHGLGRYHFRNRDTYAGEYFADKMHGFGVYQFGNGHRYEGSWHEGRRQGFGLYTFRNGETQSGHWQNGVLDIPCLQLTCHGSPYAVNYTKVLNAVQEAQRAAEKAFDVGKMDEKVNRAMAAANKAANAARVAAVKAVQNKMHLGINIDETPIPSV, from the exons atgcaCCAGAAAAAATCCGAAACTCAACAACAAGTCGCTTCCGATTTGAACCCAACCCCACCACTTTACCTTCCTCCAAACCACCAAAATCACCTTCAAATCCATGCCCAATCCAACTCACTAAGCACCATcatccactttgtttccaaCCAAAGCAAACCCCACCCTCATCTCACACTCCACAACCCACCAACACAACCCCACCAAAACCAGTTTCACCGCGAACCCATTTCCAGCAATCCCTCAGCTTCACAAACCCTTCGTTCTGCGCCTCATAGGAGGCCTATAATGGCCCAAGCACCTTCCACAGTTTCATACTGTTCACCACCAACCCCTATCAATAATTCCCACCACAAAACTTTGGATGTACAATCTTCATCACCATCTTTTTCCCACTCGACTCCTTCGTATTCAATTTCCTTTGCCAAAAAAGCACTGGCCCTCAAGTTTTTCCGTCATTTGCGATGTGCTCGTTTGCTACGAGCTCGTTTTCGCTTTCTTATCCTCCTTTGCTTGCCTTCTCTTTACTACTTCGTCTCCAATCCTCGCCGCTCTTTTATCCTTGACTTCCTTTCACTGCTAGTTTTCTCCGCTGCCCTTTTAATTTCTCTCAATCTTGAACTCCCTCGCCTGCCCTCGATTCGATTATTCTTTGGCCGTTCGTTCCCAATTAAGTTTTTCTCAGCTTCCTGCCCCTCTAAACCATATCCGCCTGTTCTTTGGTCAATTGGGTCGAAGCCCGAATTGGTAAAAAGGCCAAATTCAGGGTCTTCTGTGCAAGTTTATAGCAATGGGGATGTTTATGAGGGTGAATTCCACAAGGGAAAGTGTTCTGGAAGTGGAGTTTACCACTATCACAGGAGAGGCAGGTATGAGGGGGATTGGATTGATGAGAAGTATGATGGGTATGGGGTTGAGACGTGGGCAAAAGGTAGCAGGTACCGTGGGCAGTATAGGCAGGGCTTGAGGCATGGGATTGGATTGTATAGGTTCTACACTGGAGATGTCTATGCTGGGGAGTGGTCTAATGGGCAGTGTCATGGGTGTGGAGTCCATACTTGTGTGGACGGGAGCCAGTATGTGGGGGAATTCAAGTGGGGTGTCAAACACGGTCTTGGTCGTTACCATTTCAG GAACAGGGACACATATGCTGGGGAATATTTTGCAGACAAAATGCATGGTTTTGGAGTCTATCAGTTTGGAAATGGACATCGGTATGAGGGATCCTGGCATGAGGGAAGAAGGCAGGGATTTGGTTTATACACCTTCAGGAATGGGGAGACACAATCTGGTCACTGGCAAAACGGGGTTCTTGACATTCCTTGCCTGCAACTCACCTGTCATGGATCTCCCTATGCTGTCAACTATACCAAAGTTCTTAATGCAGTCCAG GAAGCGCAGCGAGCTGCTGAGAAAGCATTTGATGTGGGGAAGATGGATGAGAAAGTGAACCGAGCCATGGCGGCGGCAAATAAAGCAGCAAATGCAGCAAGAGTAGCTGCTGTAAAGGCTGTCCAAAACAAAATGCATCTCGGCATCAACATTGACGAGACACCAATTCCATCCGTATGA
- the LOC108991594 gene encoding uncharacterized protein LOC108991594 isoform X1 has protein sequence MHQKKSETQQQVASDLNPTPPLYLPPNHQNHLQIHAQSNSLSTIIHFVSNQSKPHPHLTLHNPPTQPHQNQFHREPISSNPSASQTLRSAPHRRPIMAQAPSTVSYCSPPTPINNSHHKTLDVQSSSPSFSHSTPSYSISFAKKALALKFFRHLRCARLLRARFRFLILLCLPSLYYFVSNPRRSFILDFLSLLVFSAALLISLNLELPRLPSIRLFFGRSFPIKFFSASCPSKPYPPVLWSIGSKPELVKRPNSGSSVQVYSNGDVYEGEFHKGKCSGSGVYHYHRRGRYEGDWIDEKYDGYGVETWAKGSRYRGQYRQGLRHGIGLYRFYTGDVYAGEWSNGQCHGCGVHTCVDGSQYVGEFKWGVKHGLGRYHFRDTYAGEYFADKMHGFGVYQFGNGHRYEGSWHEGRRQGFGLYTFRNGETQSGHWQNGVLDIPCLQLTCHGSPYAVNYTKVLNAVQEAQRAAEKAFDVGKMDEKVNRAMAAANKAANAARVAAVKAVQNKMHLGINIDETPIPSV, from the exons atgcaCCAGAAAAAATCCGAAACTCAACAACAAGTCGCTTCCGATTTGAACCCAACCCCACCACTTTACCTTCCTCCAAACCACCAAAATCACCTTCAAATCCATGCCCAATCCAACTCACTAAGCACCATcatccactttgtttccaaCCAAAGCAAACCCCACCCTCATCTCACACTCCACAACCCACCAACACAACCCCACCAAAACCAGTTTCACCGCGAACCCATTTCCAGCAATCCCTCAGCTTCACAAACCCTTCGTTCTGCGCCTCATAGGAGGCCTATAATGGCCCAAGCACCTTCCACAGTTTCATACTGTTCACCACCAACCCCTATCAATAATTCCCACCACAAAACTTTGGATGTACAATCTTCATCACCATCTTTTTCCCACTCGACTCCTTCGTATTCAATTTCCTTTGCCAAAAAAGCACTGGCCCTCAAGTTTTTCCGTCATTTGCGATGTGCTCGTTTGCTACGAGCTCGTTTTCGCTTTCTTATCCTCCTTTGCTTGCCTTCTCTTTACTACTTCGTCTCCAATCCTCGCCGCTCTTTTATCCTTGACTTCCTTTCACTGCTAGTTTTCTCCGCTGCCCTTTTAATTTCTCTCAATCTTGAACTCCCTCGCCTGCCCTCGATTCGATTATTCTTTGGCCGTTCGTTCCCAATTAAGTTTTTCTCAGCTTCCTGCCCCTCTAAACCATATCCGCCTGTTCTTTGGTCAATTGGGTCGAAGCCCGAATTGGTAAAAAGGCCAAATTCAGGGTCTTCTGTGCAAGTTTATAGCAATGGGGATGTTTATGAGGGTGAATTCCACAAGGGAAAGTGTTCTGGAAGTGGAGTTTACCACTATCACAGGAGAGGCAGGTATGAGGGGGATTGGATTGATGAGAAGTATGATGGGTATGGGGTTGAGACGTGGGCAAAAGGTAGCAGGTACCGTGGGCAGTATAGGCAGGGCTTGAGGCATGGGATTGGATTGTATAGGTTCTACACTGGAGATGTCTATGCTGGGGAGTGGTCTAATGGGCAGTGTCATGGGTGTGGAGTCCATACTTGTGTGGACGGGAGCCAGTATGTGGGGGAATTCAAGTGGGGTGTCAAACACGGTCTTGGTCGTTACCATTTCAG GGACACATATGCTGGGGAATATTTTGCAGACAAAATGCATGGTTTTGGAGTCTATCAGTTTGGAAATGGACATCGGTATGAGGGATCCTGGCATGAGGGAAGAAGGCAGGGATTTGGTTTATACACCTTCAGGAATGGGGAGACACAATCTGGTCACTGGCAAAACGGGGTTCTTGACATTCCTTGCCTGCAACTCACCTGTCATGGATCTCCCTATGCTGTCAACTATACCAAAGTTCTTAATGCAGTCCAG GAAGCGCAGCGAGCTGCTGAGAAAGCATTTGATGTGGGGAAGATGGATGAGAAAGTGAACCGAGCCATGGCGGCGGCAAATAAAGCAGCAAATGCAGCAAGAGTAGCTGCTGTAAAGGCTGTCCAAAACAAAATGCATCTCGGCATCAACATTGACGAGACACCAATTCCATCCGTATGA